In Helianthus annuus cultivar XRQ/B chromosome 9, HanXRQr2.0-SUNRISE, whole genome shotgun sequence, the following are encoded in one genomic region:
- the LOC110877034 gene encoding eukaryotic initiation factor 4A-8: MASEGNQFDAGQFDSKMNELLSSDGQDFFTSYDEVYDSFDAMGLQENLLRGIYAYGFEKPSAIQQRGIVPFTKGLDVIQQAQSGTGKTATFCSGILQQLDYKTVECQALVLAPTRELAQQIEKVMRALGDYLGVKVHACVGGTSVREDQRILSAGVHVVVGTPGRVFDMLRRQSLRSDYIKMFVLDEADEMLSRGFKDQIYDIFQLLPSKVQVGVFSATMPPEALEITRKFMNKPVRILVKRDELTLEGIKQFYVNVEKEEWKLETLCDLYETLAITQSVIFVNTRRKVDWLTDKMRSRDHTVSATHGDMDQNTRDIIMREFRSGSSRVLITTDLLARGIDVQQVSLVINYDLPTQPENYLHRIGRSGRFGRKGVAINFVTLDDERMLADIQKFYNVVVEELPSNVADLI, translated from the exons ATGGCTTCCGAAGGTAATCAGTTTGATGCTGGCCAGTTTGATTCGAAAATGAACGAGCT GCTTTCATCCGATGGACAGGATTTTTTTACATCATACGACGAGGTTTATGATAGTTTCGACGCCATGGGTTTGCAAGAAAACCTATTGAGGGGCATTTATGCATACG GTTTCGAGAAACCGTCCGCAATTCAACAAAGGGGAATTGTCCCCTTCACCAAGGGTCTAGACGTAATTCAACAAGCTCAATCCGGAACCGGAAAAACCGCAACTTTTTGCTCCGGTATTCTTCAACAACTCGACTACAAAACCGTCGAATGCCAGGCCTTAGTTCTAGCCCCGACTCGTGAACTTGCACAACAAATTGAAAAAGTTATGCGAGCCCTTGGTGACTACCTCGGCGTTAAGGTACACGCTTGTGTTGGTGGGACCAGTGTTCGTGAGGACCAACGTATACTCTCAGCTGGGGTCCACGTTGTTGTCGGTACACCTGGACGTGTGTTCGACATGCTTAGGAGACAGTCGTTACGTTCCGACTACATTAAAATGTTCGTGTTGGATGAGGCTGATGAAATGCTTTCAAGAGGTTTCAAGGATCAG ATTTACGATATCTTCCAGCTATTGCCATCAAAGGTTCAGGTCGGAGTATTTTCCGCAACAATGCCACCCGAGGCACTCGAGATCACAAGAAAATTCATGAACAAACCCGTAAGAATTCTCGTAAAGCGTGATGAACTCACGTTAGAAGGTATCAAACAATTCTACGTTAATGTCGAAAAAGAGGAGTGGAAACTCGAAACCCTCTGCGACCTTTACGAAACCCTAGCAATCACCCAAAGCGTGATCTTCGTCAACACCCGCCGGAAAGTTGACTGGTTGACCGACAAAATGAGAAGCCGTGACCACACCGTGTCAGCTACACACGGTGACATGGACCAGAACACACGTGACATCATCATGCGTGAGTTTCGGTCTGGGTCATCGCGTGTGTTGATCACAACCGATCTTTTGGCGCGTGGAATTGACGTACAGCAAGTTTCGCTTGTTATCAATTATGATTTACCGACTCAGCCGGAAAACTACCTTCACAGAATTGGGCGTAGTGGTCGGTTTGGTAGAAAAGGTGTAGCGATTAATTTTGTGACGTTGGATGATGAGCGAATGCTTGCGGATATTCAGAAGTTTTATAATGTGGTCGTTGAGGAACTGCCGTCAAATGTCGCTGATCTTATATAA